aaaagtatgaTTTGCGATTGTTGTTCTGGTAAACGGAATAGCAATATGTTGTTCGTTCAACATTCTCAACACTGCAATTTGATTATACTTCTTTACACATAGTTTCCTTTTGTGTTGTACCATTTTCATGTTATCGTTTTTatatattctatttttttaccaGCCTATAGCCgttattatatattatacacttttttatatatttatagttATCGGTCGCAAGCGTCACAGTTAGGAACGCAAtgaaagatattttttaaatgcaatGTTGATTTCTGTTACTCGTATTTAGATTTATTTATCCCCGAGGACATTAGCGTAAGGAAACACGCAGACTAAAACtctaattaaaattgtaattacTGCATTACACGCCATTCCACTATGCATTAGGAGAAGTTATCAGATTTATGTTAATGCCccgttgatgttttgttgttatatgtttggttgtttgttgacCATTGCTTcaacgtatttttttatataacttGTCTTTTTATAAGCTTGTCTTTAGAtaagtaatttattattagttttgtttccgGTACTGTGCTTACGATCACCATTGGCGTTCCGTTTGTGGGCTTGGATGTTAGGAAAAATTCATGTCTAACGCATTTGTGGTTTTCTCAAGACCAACAGTCACACATTCGGAGGTGATAGCAGAGAATCATCATATGTTATGTATCATTAAACGCTCAGAACCATTTTGCAGTCGTACAGATGAAACTAACAGATTTCATGGCGTCTATTTCAAACATAGCGTTTCGTTTGCAGTTCGAATGTACGGGCAAAATCGCTTAGCTGTGCATTAATTATGATGAAAATTctgtgtaaatatttaaccAAGCGCAAATCTAGTAAACCCCTTTtggaatttcattttcttaagAAACTAACCTATGCATCTTGCTGACCCAACACTTTTACGATGCCCCTTTCGGGATCCTTTGGCATGGTATATTAATTATTCCCATAAAAGTCTTTGCTAGGGCGTTAAGCTGTTCTTTACATATACCTAACGTCTTGCAACATGTTTTATAGTCCTCGAATGCTTGGCGGCTTTGCAGCAGTAGTGTTAATGCCTACCGTTGCTGTTTTCGAATAAGATTTTGACCACTTTCGGGATTTAAATTCATGACGTTTGCATTTTAGTGGTGGTACTACATTTCAAATTATTCACATTTTGTAGACCAGATCCCAACTTTGTGATAGCAATATGCTTTGGTTTTAAACTTGGCGTTTTAGAggaaaaaatgtcaaaaaatcaGTCAATATATAAATTGTCTGTCTTAGTCTACCCTGTTTGGGACACTGGTACATAACTAAAgtaagcaaaattttgaaattgtataaaacatgTACCATTGAATGTATAGGGGTAGAGAAGATGTGCTACTAGTTGGTTTCATGCACTGTTTTACGATATGTTATTTGTGTCGTTTTATTCGCTAGCTTGAAAGTTTTGGTTAGTAAGCTTGTCTATGCTGCAGTctccaaaaacaaagaaagaacaagaaaataaaacacagttTCTTTATAGCCTACTCATGGAAACTCATGGTTATAGCCATGGTCATCTGTAGAGCAATCGATTGCGCGGTGAACCTCGTTTGTTTCCTTGAGTGTAGCAACATAATAAATATGGCAAATTTTgtgagaaaattaaattgcagGTAccataaatttaacatttttattgatgGCACAAGTAAACTTacattattgttgttgttattatggCATAGCGTTGCAATATACTTGTCAGTGGTACGTTGCATGTTAAAGTTTTAAAGTACAATTTAACGCAGTTACAAATTTCTTGTTGTCATAGATTGAATCGGtttatttaagttttatttgcttttataACGATAAATATATCCCACGTCTTACCGATTCACAACATTTATATAGACGAATGATTTGAAGAGAGTGTTTCTAACATTTTATCGATTAACAAAATTGGttaacatgtttttataaTGGGATGGAATctctgatggaacggttgaaTACGAGTGACCGAGTCGTGtggatgaaaagtaaaacgttGGCAGTATTTTATCTCAAACAATATATTTACGATGCATTGTTAGACATGTGCAATTCAGTGTAATATGGTTTGTAGGATTTATCATTTAAACTGTTTATATCAAGTTATACGGGACCACATGTTGGTTTAACAATTGCAGGGTTATACGTCATGGTGTTCTGCATGGGACAAGCACATTATGTCTGCAATAACTGATTAGTATTTTTACcacttttttgataaatgtcATAATTTTAGTCCTATTTAGTTAGCTAGATCAAAAGattgttatgtaaaaaaagaaaactattcTAAAATATGTCAGGTAAATAACCTAATAACTTTGACTTAATAACGTATGAATTGGAATTATGCAAATGTACGAAAACCATCGACAAAGTTATTGCACGAACAGATTTTTgagcacaaacaacaacagaaaaaaaatgaaattacgaTTTTTTGCAATAGTCTTTTTTAAATAGCCAAGAGTAAACTCAGCGATTGAGAGCAatagaaaaacacactcatacacatgAGCTTGTCGATtggatgtgaaaaaaaaaattgaaattactGCCAGTAGCATGGTGTGCGTAGAAGCTTATCAGTACGAAGCGAGTTTGGCACTGGGCAAGAAATAGATAACGAAACGATTAGAATTTGTGATAACGATGGGCAATgatttttggctaaccaaatgGCCTCGTGCCATTCATTCGATTACCGCAGGGCAGTCAACAAGTGACAATTACAATTGATCACTCAAAGCGAAAACCatgtaaacattgtttttgttcacatGAGTTGTTCACTGTGAGCAGATACATCGATCAAGATTTTGTAGCAGTAAACGGGATTGCGATCGTTAGTTTAACTATGGCGAGAATGGAATTGTAGTATCATAATAGCATTTTGATTACTTGTGCGACCAATACGAACAAGACAAACTTTGTATCAAATATAGTATGGATTTGTCGCCGATGTGTAAGTGTTAACTTGAAGTGCACGATTCATCGAAAACAATATTGGTCATGCAGGAAGCTGTGTAGAATGCGGACATAATTACGATGGATGCGTACAGGGTAAGTTTTGATACTGTTTAATAAGAACTGATATActaattatgaaaaaaatattttttatgtatagagaaaatacaaaaaaaatcctgggTCCGGTACGGAAGGGTATTTGAACCAGCTTCGATTATCGACGCTGTATTTTTCTCGTCTAGCTGCAAGTGGCAAACGTTTTGAGATAGGAGTTGAAGTGGCAGTAGCTGGAAAATTCGATGACATCGTAATGCACTTGTTGGACGAAGAGCAATACTGTTTGGTACAGGCCAAACATAAGCAAGATGAATCGAAGCGCATCATGTTGGACGATCTGCTGAAAACGACAACGGAATACAGTTTGCCGAAATACTTCGATTCGTTCCAGGGGCTGAAGCAGGAAAAATTATTTCAGGATGAACGATTAAAGTACATTGTTATCTACACCAACCTCAAGGTGGACGAGAATGTGATGAAACTTATCGAACCAGTTGAGCCAGCCTCCGATGTGTTTCTTCATACACTGAACGTACGCTGTAGAGGAAAAGAGTCATCGCTGTACCGCTTCAATACAAACTGTACTGAGTTCATAGAGCAGTTAATTGATCGCGTTTCCCCCATCTGTGAGGTCGCACGAAAACTTGCAGAACAGTTGGTGCAGCGGAAGAAAATTTCTATAAATCCCAATGGAATATTTCATGAGTTTCATGCCTTGCTCGTACGCGATGTTTTTGATTTGGAACGGCAGCTGTTTCGGGAATCGTTTGTAATGGACGTGGAAGGCATAGATCCTTGTGTGATAAAGTTTCGCATTGTACTCGAGCGAATGTTGCGCTCTATTATGAAGAGTGATGATTTCGCAATCACCCAACTCAATCGATTAATCGTTAGTGGTAAGCTGAAATTGTTGTTTGAACCTGGATTTCTATGCAGAGCGGTTAATCCAACACAACGTGTTAAGGACTGGATAGACTACAGAGTTCAACGGACAGAAGTGATAAAATTTTTCGACCATCTCTTATTAGCTACAGATCAGCCGAATTTTATTGAGCTGGAAGCGATCACAAAAGTTGAAGTGTTTGGTTTAAAAGAGCAAGTGGACGAATACATGCGTGCTGTGTTTGATCAAGTAGATCGATGGATACGTGATTCTGAAGGACAGTTTCTCGATGGCAACGATTGGAGGCTTATTTGTAGTAATTCTAAAGCTCGTATCGCGGGCAAGAAATGGTTACTTAAATCGGAGGAATATCAAAAGTCAAATCCCGCGACTGGCTACGTGTTTGAACGAAATACATTGCTAGCACCAATCGAACAGTTCTTGGCTAAAGTGAACCAACATAACATGTTAGTACTAGCTGCGTACAATGCGGAAGTAAGTGCTTCAAGGGTTTTGCAAGTGTTGATGACACTGCGGGAACAGTTTGTTGTGTTCGACGCTCATTGTTTTCTAGATTTCGAAGATCTCGAAagttgtgctttgtttttgaaaaacgtGTCCAGCAAGGTGATGGTAATCGTGTCCAATGACAAGTGTTGCCGTTCAGCAATTAGAAACGTGCGGCACAAGTTTAATGTGTTAACAAACGCGAAAACTATTTATATTGCATGCAATATGCAGCAGGAGTATTTTGCAGACAAGATTGACCATATACATTCCGACCGGTTTGAGCTTGGAGATATGAGCAGGCAATCACGtcaaaaactgctcgaaaaaaaaattatactcCAACAACGCAGCGTTCGGCTTCACGATCTACTGTCGGAGGAGATAGCTTTGCAACTGTTAGACATGGAGTTTATCTGTCAGTTGCTGATGAATCAAGTAGATCCTATAGTTTACAGTTTTAAGTATCAATGTCAACTTAAGGGACAATATTTCAGCCGAACGCTTATTAGTGAACGGAGCGTCATTGATGAAACAGGATTTGATCAGCTGTTGACGACCAATAAAGCAGTGATACTTTCAAATGTGCCAGGCATGGGTAAAACTACTTTCctgcaaaatttaattgaccGATTGTTTAGTTCGCTGCCAGATCATGTGATATGTCTTATGCATCTCAAGTTTTATACCGACACACTGGGGGAAATCACCAAACTCAACGCTCGCACAATCAGTGTGGAGGATGCAATACGGCATGCTACAAAGTGCTTTTTTGCTGGAAGTTCTCGCTTAGGTCAGGTTCTTTTTCGCAACGCGATCCTAAATACGGGCAAATTGATCGTGCTGGTCGATGGATACGACAGTGTAATTAATCGCTACAAAATATCTGTCGAAAAGGCCTCCGAGCTGTTTCTTCAGTATCCGTTTCGTATGCGTAATCTGTTGATCGCGACACGACCACACGAAACGGAACACCTTCGCGTGTCGCTACCTCAGGCAAGAGTTGTTTCGCTGCTGCCATTCGAAGAGCATCAGTGCGTTGAGTTTCTTACTCGATGGTGGAACTGCAGCAGTCACTTAAAGGCTAGCAATATGTTACAGTACCTGCGACATAGTTATGCTGACTGGATCGTCGGAAGTCCGTTTCAAATAAAACTTATGGCTGAAATCTACCAAGAAGATAAGACAATCATCACGAACTTTGGCGCTCTGCTGGAACGCTATTTAGATAAACAGTTTCATGAATCGAATCAACGGGCAATACAGGTTATGGGCATTGGACAGCAGCGCATGGCTGCGGAAACACTGAAACAGGCAGCTCATGAAGGTCATTGCGAACTTGCAGCACACTTAACCTTTTACCCGGAGCTAAAAATCGACAACCCCAAGTTTGTCTTCCTGCTTGATATTGGATTGATAGTGGTTGGGGATGGTCGGATGAGATTTGAACATCATCTATTTCAGTACTATTTCGCTGCAGAAGCGTTAATGAAGGGCAAGCCGATCGCTTATGGCGACGAACAAGTTTGGCAAATTTTAGACGATCCATTGAATAAATACCTGAATAAGTTTCTTACGTACCAccttagcaaaccaaaaaatgcaCACTACCGCGAGTATTTCCGTAGGACTTCACGCACTCAAGGGCAACATATCACATCCGGCAACCGTTAatcaaatcaacaacaaatgaCTACATAAATTTGGACCCCTCTCACTCCTTGTACCTTACTCTGAGACTGCGACGAGAtaatggtgttgtttcgtaaGCCGGCAAATGAGGTTATCGTATTAAATGTTCTATTCCGTCGTGGGGATGATCAATAAATAGTATAAAGAAATTTTCATGTCCTGCTTAATGGCAACATCAATCATTTCGGAAGGAATTTTCTAATTACATCGCTCTACGTGTACCGGCAATTAGTGCACAAATGCATACTGGgctgaaaagaaaagagataGGAAAAGGGGTTCAGGATGAGTAAATCATACGGTGGAATGGAGACAGTATGGAGTCCTATGGTGCTGAACTGTTGGTACAGAGTGTTGCATAACTGCAACGGATATAAGACGGGATGCAGTTATCAGTAGTAGCTGTTTGGAAGCAGTTTTGTCGTTGCCGTCGGTGTGAGGTATTCTCATTAAGAGCATTGTTGAGACGATGCAAGAGTGATAGTTTATACTTTGATAAATTATATCGTTCTTCAACGACAAACGGCAGGCATTTCTTAACAGGTAGTTATCATTACTTCAACACTGTCAAAATGTgagcattgttttgtttgacatGATTAGACACGAGAAGTAAGAAAAATCGGCCAAACTATGATGAAATTATTGATTATGTTAAGCACAATGTTTCATTAATGTCGCACATAAAACGAAATAATGGTCAATTCAATAGTCTAGACTAGACTACTAGAACACTACTAGAACTAGAACACTAGAACAGTGATAATAGGCTCAACAGGTGCGTTGCAGTTTTGGATATAGATTCCATTTttagaaatagaaaatgaaatgtagaaagtaaaattttgagaACTAgttagattaaaaaaaattaaatacataaaAGTGTATATACGTTTTGCGTAAGTTCTTATGTAtttgttatgcaaatattGGTATATTTGATTCTCAAatatattacattttaaataacaaatgataaagaaaaaaatgttaaactatTGTGTTCAATTAACTTATTGATCAGATAAAtagatttttctttcattaattCGTAGTTTAGTACAGAAACTCTGACATATAAATATCATTGAGCtattataataacaataatgagTTTAACAACGAATAAAAAGCCGACGaataaaaaagtttatcaTTTGAGTGTTATGATTGcagcatatttatttttccacttaTTTACACAATACAtcaattgcataaattattatttattagaaaTTATGATTAAGGTAGAATTATTAATAgtatttgtttaatgtttttaagttttattttatgatgtaatatatatatgtaaataaataatttaaatgttttgcacaTATTGTTATATAACAACAAGTCGTATTaattatataaattatataaattgtttttttttttaattcaacaatGAATTAAAGAGTTTTCCTAGAAAAGTGTAGAATGCactcattattttattgttattctaTTTAGCCCGGTCAGACCTGATGGTGTAGCATTAAAGGAACAGGTTTTGTGCATGGCAGAATTGATACTAAACCGTTTTTCTGTACGCCGAACTAGAGAGCTACGACTATAGAGAAAACCGTAAATTCCAGATCAACACATCTATGCACAAGGAGCTGtataaacaacataaaatattaacaacaagaaaaaataaataaataaggtAATACagcaaatcatatttttacatcaacttatttgataataaaaactAGTTTATTTGTAACATATGAGACAGTTAGTCCAGCCTTTGTTTCCAGACATTCTTTTCCGTAAATGCAACGTATATATACGTAAGGTACCTTACTTCGTCGTTCCATTACTGCTAAGTTGCTCGTCCTGTTAGAATGCAGATTACTTTGATGTTAACACACAGGGAACAGCGTTAACAACAAGGAATAGATAATCAGCATGATGATAATGGTCAGGATGATAATGGACAAACGTTGGGAACTCGCACGTTTTGAACAGTGATTAATTATCATTTGCTACATCTAACACCGCGATTCAAGAGACCTCTAGGTAATAATCAAATATATTGCAAAGAATGAAATTtaccatttaaaaataaaccaattaaTATTGGAGAATGTGGGATCGTTTTTTAAAAGTATCTTTGAAAGCTCCTAATTTTGGCCATTTGCTGGAGCATTGTTTCTGCGGCAACAGAGGGCTTTACAAAAAGCTTACTCAAAGCCATTCTTCTGTGTATGTGCCCAACACAGTGTCGAGATGACCGTGCGTTGTACCAAAACAAAGAAGGATCGCCTGATTATCGCTTATCGTTTACTTTTGCAGTTGCACTAAGTGGTTCTTAGTCAAACATCGACCAATGGATTTGTTGCTTTCAGGGTTGCATCACAGCCAGTGATTGCGTGCTATGAATCAATCTGATCAATTATTACACTGGTCAAGCGAACTAATcattgtttcttgtttgtgtTCTTACATACTGGTCGAAGTTGTTCATTGTATACCTGTTAGCTACATAGCTGACATAGCTAATTTTTTTGCTAATATTAATAGTAGTGTGAAAACTAAGCGAGATGAAAAATACTTTTGCATGTTTGCATATACGTCAATTGGTACTAACAGCATACAAAGATACTTAAGTAAAATAATCGTCTATTCACATGAGGACAGCCAATTTGGCTTGGTAGCTAAATTTGTTGCATGTTTATGCTCATACCACTAACAACAATCTCACGAAAGCCACACACATTCTTACAGTGGTTAAGTTCTACACGAACTCTGAAGAAACGATGAAAGTTTAAACAGCTGCAATAGACATTTTGGATTGAGGTGTGGCAAGTTTCTTAGACACATTCTATGCACAAATGCAAAACTTGTTTAGCTTGTTGTTTCTGAAGCTGGTTGTACTGATTGGACAAACCAGCAAATAACAGCTTGATGCAAAATATTGTAAccaaaattatcataaaatttTGTCAAAACCACATAACTTTTAAGGTTACATGCATACTATTAAACATGCCATATGTGTGTAAATGCAATCCACATAcacttttgcaaaaaagtcACATCTTTGCTCTAAAGCTGTTCCAAAACTTTCGTCGAAATagagaaaagtaaaattttaccGAGTGATCGTCATTCATATACCGCAAAACAAGTTCAAGCACTATTCATGCCTCTGAGATGCATGAGATCGAGTCCCTTTTCCGTACATTTTCAACTTGTCTTAAGCTATTAGGATTTGTTTGCGAAGTTTGCAGTCATTTGATTATCGGGCTTGGACGCTGCATGCAAGCAACGGAGATACGATTTAACGGCATATGGTGAAACTTCATATAACTCGTTTCAATGCAATTGTCAGAGCGCCTTACGGTTGGGTAAAAATTTACTGGCGTTACCATGAACATTGTTTCACTTGCAGGGAAATATTGTTTAGGCAGGACAATCAAATTGCCAGCATTATCCAAGCTAAACAATAATTATGTGTTAAGTGCTAAGGTTGTTGCACGAAGgttttaaagtaaattttctattttttgccTGCAACCAGTTTGGTCGaatattataaaatgttgTGATCAGAGTTTCACTTAAGTTTCATTTAATCATGTTTTTGTCGTATTCGCATCACTACAAATCCACCAAAGAACATCCAATTTAAGGTAACGCGTGAGTT
This region of Anopheles marshallii chromosome 2, idAnoMarsDA_429_01, whole genome shotgun sequence genomic DNA includes:
- the LOC128709278 gene encoding uncharacterized protein LOC128709278 — its product is MDAYRRKYKKNPGSGTEGYLNQLRLSTLYFSRLAASGKRFEIGVEVAVAGKFDDIVMHLLDEEQYCLVQAKHKQDESKRIMLDDLLKTTTEYSLPKYFDSFQGLKQEKLFQDERLKYIVIYTNLKVDENVMKLIEPVEPASDVFLHTLNVRCRGKESSLYRFNTNCTEFIEQLIDRVSPICEVARKLAEQLVQRKKISINPNGIFHEFHALLVRDVFDLERQLFRESFVMDVEGIDPCVIKFRIVLERMLRSIMKSDDFAITQLNRLIVSGKLKLLFEPGFLCRAVNPTQRVKDWIDYRVQRTEVIKFFDHLLLATDQPNFIELEAITKVEVFGLKEQVDEYMRAVFDQVDRWIRDSEGQFLDGNDWRLICSNSKARIAGKKWLLKSEEYQKSNPATGYVFERNTLLAPIEQFLAKVNQHNMLVLAAYNAEVSASRVLQVLMTLREQFVVFDAHCFLDFEDLESCALFLKNVSSKVMVIVSNDKCCRSAIRNVRHKFNVLTNAKTIYIACNMQQEYFADKIDHIHSDRFELGDMSRQSRQKLLEKKIILQQRSVRLHDLLSEEIALQLLDMEFICQLLMNQVDPIVYSFKYQCQLKGQYFSRTLISERSVIDETGFDQLLTTNKAVILSNVPGMGKTTFLQNLIDRLFSSLPDHVICLMHLKFYTDTLGEITKLNARTISVEDAIRHATKCFFAGSSRLGQVLFRNAILNTGKLIVLVDGYDSVINRYKISVEKASELFLQYPFRMRNLLIATRPHETEHLRVSLPQARVVSLLPFEEHQCVEFLTRWWNCSSHLKASNMLQYLRHSYADWIVGSPFQIKLMAEIYQEDKTIITNFGALLERYLDKQFHESNQRAIQVMGIGQQRMAAETLKQAAHEGHCELAAHLTFYPELKIDNPKFVFLLDIGLIVVGDGRMRFEHHLFQYYFAAEALMKGKPIAYGDEQVWQILDDPLNKYLNKFLTYHLSKPKNAHYREYFRRTSRTQGQHITSGNR